Part of the Maridesulfovibrio sp. genome, GTTCATAAAATCCAGCAAAACCAGCGAGTCGTTGACCACAACCCCGGTTACCCCCACAGTGGCGATAAAACTGTTCACCGTAAAAATGGTCTGGGAAAAAAAAGTTCCCAAAATTACACCAGTGAGTGAAAAGACCACAGCTGACAGGATAATCACAGGTTGAGCGTAAGACTGAAACTGAGTAGCCAGAATCAGGTAAATGATCAGGATGGCGGTCAGGAAGGCGTAAACCAGCGAAGTGTAAGACTTGCGTGTGGACTCATATTCGCCTGAGAAGTTCACTGTAGCTCCGGGATACTCGGTACGCACAGAGTCATAGAACTTGCTGACCATATTAACTGCCGCAGGGGATGAAAGCCGTGATCCCGACTTGATATTGGCGGTGATGGTCACAGCGCGCTGGCTCATGAAACGGTTGAACTGCCCCGGTTCCATATAAATGGACACATCACAGATATCACCGATGCGCACCGGACTTTCATTATGCTCCAGCACCGGCACGGAAAGGGCATCTTCAGGAGTCGTCAGGTATCGAGGGTCAATCTTCAAACGCAGGTCAACATCCTCATCTGAAAGCCTGAATTCACCTACAAAACGCCCATCAAGCACTGAACCGGAAAGGCTGGCAACCTGTTTCGGGGTCAGTCCATATTCAGCCACCCGTTCATTTATGGGTTTAAAGCGGAAAATACGGTTGGGCGTTCCATCATCAGTTCCGAGGTTGACCAGATGCGGACCAAGCTTATCGTTATCCTTGATAAATTTCATGATCACCGCAGTCAGTCCCTTCACTGATGCATGGTCAGCTCCTAGAATCCTGATATTGATATCCTTGCCTGCGGGCGGCCCGTCTTTTTCAGGACGGATCCGGAATGTCCACCCCGCTTCGGCGTACTTTTCAAGCTCCTTACGCATAAATTCCAAATGCGCACCGGGGTCATTTTCCGGAGCATCAACAAATGCCTGCTTATCCTTGGCCGGAAGCTCCACCACAATATTACCTAAGTTGGATCCGTGGACCATTTCATAGTCCTCATTCAGATAAAACCCGGCAAAGGCAGTTGCCGACTTGGCCATACCCGGACCCATCTTTTGCACAAATACCGAAATACGTTTCAGCTTGTCGGAAGTGACCTCAATGGGCGTAGCCACCGGACCTTCCAACTCAATATAGTAAAGCGAGTAATCATCCGGAAAAAATTTAATTTTAATCAGCGGAAGTTTCCCTGACACAGAAACGCCAAGAATGAACAAAGCCGAGACAAAAGCCCCGAAAACAACAGCCAAGGAAATAAACCTGAACCGGGCCACAACCGAAAGAAGTTTATCAGTCCATCTGCGTAAAGGACGCATAAAAGCCGGTTCACGGGTATGTTTTTCCCGGTTCTTTATCAGCCCCTTGGCACCGGGCCAATCAAGGAAGTGCGGGGGCAGGATCAACAGACACTCAAGCAAGGAAGCGACAAGCGCAAAAGTTACCGCCTTTGGTACCTGCGCAAAAAATTCACCGGTAGATCCGCTCATGATCAACATGGGCAGAAAAGCGGCTACCGTGGTGGCTGTGGCTGAAATAACAGGCAGGAAAACCTCGGAAGTACCGTCTACTACCGCATCTTTAAGAGATTTACCCTCCTGCACATGCCGGAAGATATTCTCCACCACTACAATTGCATCATCAACGATGATTCCGCTGACAAGAACAAAGGAAAAAAGCGTAATCTGGTTCAGTGAGTTTCCGGTCAGTTTCATTATGATCATGGTCACCAGAAAGGCGAAAGGAACGCCGACAGTTGTCAACATGGCATTCCTGAAACCCATGACCAGATAGATAACCACAAAGACAAGTACAATCCCCACCAACAGGTTCATGCCCAGAGTATTGATGGCATCCTCAATGTGCAGCCGCTGGTCACTGGTCAGGACAAGCTCCACTCCTTCATTTTCCAGAGAACCCTTGAATGAATCAGCGATTTTCTCAACTTCCTCAGCAATAGTCACAGCATTACCATCCAAGGATTTCACCACCTTGAGCGTAACTGCGCTACGGCCGTTAATCGAAGTGATCACCTGCGGATCACGGTAGGAAACCCGTGCATCACTAAGCACATCCCCCACTGTAACGAACGATCCGTCACCGTCCATACGCACGATGGTGTCAGCAATTTCCTCGCGGGTACGGAAACGCTCATCCACAACGATTACATACTCACCACCGGCAGCGGAAAAATCCCCGGCAGGAATGGAAATATTGGCATCGGCCAAAGACCGGGCAACATCATCAAAGGTAAGCTTAAAACGAACCAGTTTATGAGGATCAAGATTTACATGAAATTCGCGGGTATATTCCCCTTCAACCTCTACTTCATTCACGCCCGGAATCTTGCGCAGCTTAACTTTCATTTCGTCAGCCATCATGGACAAGGCTCGGTTGGAGCGATCCCCAACAAGACAGACCCTGATTACCGGAAGCCATTCACTGACATTTATTTCCGTAAACGTGGGCGGGTCCATTTCACGCGGCAGGTCGTTCTGGATGGAAAGTACCCGGAAGCGCAGTTCATCGTATCCTCTGGCGTAGTCAGTATCATCATGAAATTTGACCATTATGCTGGAACGTTCCCGAAATGAACGGGAGCGGATATATTCCACGTTCTCAAGGTCATCCAGCGCATCCTCAATCTTCTTGGTCACTAGTGCTTCCACATCAGACGGAGAGGCACCGGGCAGAAAACCGGAGATGACGACCTTGCCCATATGAACGTTTGGATAACGCTCAACAGGCAGGTCTGCCATGCTAAAGACTCCAACAATCATCAACAGGATGAAAATAATATTGATGAAAACAGTCTGCTTAAGAGTAAAACGCATTAAATTTTTCATAATATGTAATGCCTCCGGCGGCTGGGGAAGGGGTTAAGGCCCCCGGCAGGGTCCCCGAAGGGATATTTTATGGTTTAGTTAAAAACTCTTCGCCTGCTTTTACTGCCCTTGAAGATACGCGAGCTTTTCCGTCTTCAGTATCGCCGAGCACGAGCACTTTTACCCTCACGCCATCAGGACGAACGATGAAAGTATCATCATACGCTTTGAGCAGTGCGGACTTGGGAACTACTACCGCACCACCGGGATCAGGCATTTTAATGTCCAGCTCGGTCCTTAAACCGCCACGGAATTCAAAGCTGCCCTTGCTGATCTCAAAATCGACTTCAACCTTACGGGTTTCAGGATCAAAATCGGGTGAAATGCGTTCAAGTTTGGCAGGAACTTCAATATTGAGGTCGGACAATTTGAGGGTGATATTATCTGATTTACGGATTTTTTTGAGTTCGGGGATGGTTAAGGCATATGGAACAAGCAAAGTTTTAAAATTACCGAGTTCGGCGACTTTCTCACCTTTGTTGACCCATTCTCCAGGCTCGATGTAACGCTTGATAACCCGCCACCCTGCAGGTCCACGCAGGGTGTAACGGCGCAGGTGCTCGCGATTCACATTCAGCTTAAGCTGGGTAGAGCGCAACAAGGCTTCCGCTGATTCGAAATTGCGGATATGCAGATCCAGTTCAGACTGGGCGGCGGTATTTTTCTTAACCAGCTTTATGTAGCGTTTGGCTTCTTTGTCATAGTAGGTCAGATCAGAATTCAAACGATTAAGATCAGCCTGCAACTGGGCAATCTCCAGCTTAATGAAAGTGGGGTCCAGTTCTGCAAAACGCCCGCTCTCACCGATGGTGTCTCCTACATCAGAGTAAACCTTGATGCATACAGCTGACTCTTCGCTGACCAGCGTCATTGCCACTCTCGGTCTGGTAAAGCCGATCAAGGTGACTATTCTTGAAGCCTGTCCTGCTTTAAAAGTTTCGGCACTTGAAGCATATGCGTCCGGTAACATATGACTTATCAAAGCAATCTGCATGAACAGCAGATAAACAGCTGCCTTACCAATCAACTTTGTTTTAATTCTCATTTTTCAACCCCTGTCTGGCCCGCTCTTTTTGCGGAATAGTAATAAAATCGAGGACCTGATCGAAAACAGTGCCCATATCAATTTCGGGCATGCTATTCTGCAGCCTTCCGGTTGAAACAAGACAGGCCAGACCATGGACAGATGCCCATAATGAAGCCACAGCTATATCAACCGAGACATCCCCAAGAACACCGGTTTCAATGCATTGGCGGACTGTTTCCTTGAAATTCATAAAATTACGGTGCGGTTTTCCAATCCATTTTTCATGATCAGCAAAAGAAGGCGCTCTTCTATTGAAAAGCAACTCATAATATTCCGGTTCAGCACAGGCAAAATCAAGGTAGATTCTCCCACCCTCCCGCAACCGCTGAAAAGGATCTTCGATTTCCGGCAAATGAATTTGCATCCGCCCGAACTTCTCCATCCCTTCCTGTTTGAGGGATAAAAGAAGTTCTTCCTTGTTCTTGAAATATCGATAAAGAGCAGCCGGACTGTAATCAATTTTAGCCGCAATCTTGCGCATGGAAACATTATCAAAACCATCCTTAACGAACAGTTCCCTTGCTGCATCAAGGATTTTCTGTTTCATCCTTTTGTGCTCTTCTTCTCTTCTACTTATTTTCGACATAAACTGCGTCTAGCAAACAGCGTTAACTTTGTAAACACTGTTCACAAAATATTACATAAAAAATCTGACATCTTCGCTATACACAAAATAAAAAGCCGGCCATGCATTTTTTAGCAAATGCAAATGACCGGCATGTGAAATTGTCCTTACTAATTTAACTTTTAAAAACTAATCAGCACAACTTTCCTTAATATTGAGTATCTCATCAATATTTTCAAAAAATAAATCAATCAGCTCAGGATCAAAATGAGTACCACGTCCCTCTTTCATAATTTCAAGCGACTTCTCAAGTGAAAAAGGCTCCTTATATGGACGTTTACTGGTCAAAGCATCAAAGACGTCCGCAATAGCGCAAATT contains:
- a CDS encoding efflux RND transporter permease subunit; translation: MKNLMRFTLKQTVFINIIFILLMIVGVFSMADLPVERYPNVHMGKVVISGFLPGASPSDVEALVTKKIEDALDDLENVEYIRSRSFRERSSIMVKFHDDTDYARGYDELRFRVLSIQNDLPREMDPPTFTEINVSEWLPVIRVCLVGDRSNRALSMMADEMKVKLRKIPGVNEVEVEGEYTREFHVNLDPHKLVRFKLTFDDVARSLADANISIPAGDFSAAGGEYVIVVDERFRTREEIADTIVRMDGDGSFVTVGDVLSDARVSYRDPQVITSINGRSAVTLKVVKSLDGNAVTIAEEVEKIADSFKGSLENEGVELVLTSDQRLHIEDAINTLGMNLLVGIVLVFVVIYLVMGFRNAMLTTVGVPFAFLVTMIIMKLTGNSLNQITLFSFVLVSGIIVDDAIVVVENIFRHVQEGKSLKDAVVDGTSEVFLPVISATATTVAAFLPMLIMSGSTGEFFAQVPKAVTFALVASLLECLLILPPHFLDWPGAKGLIKNREKHTREPAFMRPLRRWTDKLLSVVARFRFISLAVVFGAFVSALFILGVSVSGKLPLIKIKFFPDDYSLYYIELEGPVATPIEVTSDKLKRISVFVQKMGPGMAKSATAFAGFYLNEDYEMVHGSNLGNIVVELPAKDKQAFVDAPENDPGAHLEFMRKELEKYAEAGWTFRIRPEKDGPPAGKDINIRILGADHASVKGLTAVIMKFIKDNDKLGPHLVNLGTDDGTPNRIFRFKPINERVAEYGLTPKQVASLSGSVLDGRFVGEFRLSDEDVDLRLKIDPRYLTTPEDALSVPVLEHNESPVRIGDICDVSIYMEPGQFNRFMSQRAVTITANIKSGSRLSSPAAVNMVSKFYDSVRTEYPGATVNFSGEYESTRKSYTSLVYAFLTAILIIYLILATQFQSYAQPVIILSAVVFSLTGVILGTFFSQTIFTVNSFIATVGVTGVVVNDSLVLLDFMNKLYKSGMDRKVAMREGVRIRLRPILLTTLTTTLGLLPMAVGFPSYSLVWGAMASTFVTGLCTATFLTLFIIPIEWDLLMGFMEWREKRKMQRAK
- a CDS encoding efflux RND transporter periplasmic adaptor subunit, translated to MRIKTKLIGKAAVYLLFMQIALISHMLPDAYASSAETFKAGQASRIVTLIGFTRPRVAMTLVSEESAVCIKVYSDVGDTIGESGRFAELDPTFIKLEIAQLQADLNRLNSDLTYYDKEAKRYIKLVKKNTAAQSELDLHIRNFESAEALLRSTQLKLNVNREHLRRYTLRGPAGWRVIKRYIEPGEWVNKGEKVAELGNFKTLLVPYALTIPELKKIRKSDNITLKLSDLNIEVPAKLERISPDFDPETRKVEVDFEISKGSFEFRGGLRTELDIKMPDPGGAVVVPKSALLKAYDDTFIVRPDGVRVKVLVLGDTEDGKARVSSRAVKAGEEFLTKP
- a CDS encoding TetR/AcrR family transcriptional regulator, which gives rise to MKQKILDAARELFVKDGFDNVSMRKIAAKIDYSPAALYRYFKNKEELLLSLKQEGMEKFGRMQIHLPEIEDPFQRLREGGRIYLDFACAEPEYYELLFNRRAPSFADHEKWIGKPHRNFMNFKETVRQCIETGVLGDVSVDIAVASLWASVHGLACLVSTGRLQNSMPEIDMGTVFDQVLDFITIPQKERARQGLKNEN